The DNA sequence accttgcacccccccatccccgagcccccgccctgaggcgcccccccccgcggcagctcccccctctgccctgaggcagctccccaccccctcaccctgaggcacccccctcgccccagctcacccctgccccgcctcctccccgagaacgccgtggctgcttcacttctcccgcctcccaggcttgcggcgccaatcagagctgggagaagtgaagcagcaacggcgtgctcggggaggaggcggggcaggggtgagctggggtggggagttcccctgcgtgcccccccccttgctgcaggcggccctacctgcgctccactgccccagctccctccgcctaaatgccagcGGCGACCAGGGCAGCCAAAGATCCAGCTGCCGCAGTCACTGCtgaagaaaatggcgccccccaaatcctagcaccTTAGGCAAcagcctaggtcgcctaaatggttgcaccggccctgcatggcCCCATCTCCTCTCATTACTCACGGCAGCCGGCCTGCTTCCTCCAGTCTTTCACCACTGCGCCCTCCCGTTGGCAGGCGTCCGCGTAAGTCTTGAGCGCCCGGCACAGGATCTGCTTGTAGCCATCGTAGGTGCAGAGGTCGGCCACGCAGTCATCCAGGAAGGCTTTGGGGTTGATCAAAGCATGGCAACGCCGGAAGGGGCCATTTTGGGCTGTCTTGGTGATCAGACCACAGTAGGCCTCTCCGCGGTAGTGCCTCACCAACTCCGGTGAGCAGCCCCCACACTTCCCCTTGCAGGCATGCCGGCACTGTCTGTCACCATCCTCCACCTTCCAGCTCTTGCCAAACTCCAAGGCATTGGCAGCTGGGTGCCCCGAGGGGGTGAGGAAGTCATCACTGGGGTCCCCATTGTAGTTGCCACACAGGCCACACAGCCGGCCCAGGAAGGCCTTGGTGACTTTGACCACCAGATAGTAGTTCCAGTCGTAGTAGACCTTCAGGCCAAACTCAGCCTCCACGACCAGCTGGCCTCCCCGTTGGTGGAGCCAGAGCTTCCCGTCGTGCAGGGAGACAGGCAGGCGGGTCCGCTGGCCGTTCACCTGGGGAGGGTTAAGGGAACAGCCTCCATCATGCTAAATGCCGAACACCAGGCTGAGGGGAAGAGCAGCCTTGTGGCTAAGGCCTTGGCTGGGGTCTTTGGAAACCTGAGTTCAAGTCCCACCTGTGTCACTAGGGCTTTCCCTCAGCATTGGCTTGGGAGCTGGGCTAGGCCTCAGCAATgttgattcctggctctgtcccTTGTACTAGGGTGGGATTTTTTCCCACCACCCTTTACAAGGGATCTGGATGCCAATTTCCCTTGGGAACCAGGCAGCCTACCTGGCAGAACTCAGCCATAATCTCCCAGTGCCAGGACCTCCTCCACTGGAGCATCTAGGCCCCTCGCAAGCATTAACGGATCTAACTTCACAACCCCtgggagagagagcagggccaTTATCCACAGAATACATGGATCAAACAGAGaatctgtggcacagcagggaattgTAAACCAAGATCTCCTACCTTGTATGCTAGCGCTGCAACATCCTCCCATTTCTGTTCAGCTTGTGagatcttggggggcagggagtgtctctcGCTGTgagtctgggcagtgcctggcacaacagggccctgatctcaggaggggcagggactgtgtcctgCTGTCTGGGCAGTGTCTGGCAAAAAAGGGTGGCTACTGGATGCAtctgatccagggccggctccaggcaccagcttaacaagcaggtgcttgaggcggccaagggagaggggcggcacctgcggcaattcaggggcggcaggtccctcactccctctaggagcgaagaacctgccgctgaactgctgccgccgccaattgcggcttttttttttttttttttttgcttggggcagcagaaatgctggagctggccctgatctgaTCCACTCTGTTATAGTCAGTggaacctgattctccactcgCACACAAaggtgtaactccattagctCCAGTGGAGTCACTCCGGATTTACATTGGGTGAGTGAGAAGTGACTTagccccattgaccccaatggcATGGCTGTGGGTTGCACTGAGttccttaccctggcgagcccaTACTCGTACTTGACCATGGTGATGTTGTAGTGGTAGGCCTTGACGGTGACCTGGCTGACGAAGGAGACCCGTGTGTTGCCGCGCTTCTGGCTCTTGGCGATGATGTGGAAGGCAGGGAGCTTGGGCTTATGGCTGCAGGTCTTGACCACAGTGTAGCTGCAGGTGCCATGGAAGTCGTAGCTGTGCCCGTCAAAGGTGTGGTAGTGGGGGTGGCCTGAGGCCCAGCAGATGGGCTGGGAGCGCGATGCTGGGACGCACTGGGGCCAACCACCTGCCACCTCGCACACCATCCCTTTGCTGCACTGGACAGTGTCGCAGGACTTGTGGGTTGGCACGCACTTGGGCCAGCCGTTCACCACCTGGCACAAAGTGCCTGGTTTGCAATACACACCATCACAGGAGGGTTTTTTTGGCACGCACTTGGGCCATCCATTCACCATCTGGCACACGGTACCTGGTTTGCAACGGATGCTGGCACAGGAGGGTTTCCTTGGCACACACTGGGGCCAACCATCCACCATCTGACACAAGGTATCCGGTTTGCAGAGGATGGTTTCACAGGAGGGTTTCTTTGGCACACACTGCGGCCAGCCGTTCACAATATGGCACACAGTACCTGGTTTGCAACGGATGCTGTCGCAGGAGAGCTTCTTTGGCACACACAGAGGCCAGCTGTCCACCATCTGGCACACGGTGCCTGGTTTGCAATGCACACTGTCACAGGAGGGTTTCTTCGGCACGCACTTGGGCCAGCCGCCTACCATCCGGCACACGGTACCTGGTTTGCAACGGATGCCATCACAGGAGGGTTTCCTTGGCACACACTGGGGCCAACCGTCCACCATCTGACACAAAGTATCTGGTTTGCAACGGATGTTCTCACAGGAGGGTTTCTTCTGCACACACTTGGGCCAACCATCCAGCATCCGGCACACGGTACCTGGTTTGCAACGGATGCCATCACAGGAGGGTTTCTTTGGCATGCACTTGGGCCAGCCATCCACCATCTGGCACACGGTGCCCGGTTTGCAGGCAGTTTCAGCACAAGACGGTGGAGACAATGGGGCAGCTCTGAAAAATCGCATACACTTGGGCCAGCCATCGATGGCCTTACACACAGTCCCTTCCTTGCAATGTACTCCCTCACAGGCTGGTGGGGTGTGCACACACTCTGGCTGGCCATTCACCAGTTTGCACACAGTGCCCTGTTTGCACTTGAAGTGGTGGCAGGATGGCACTGGGACACAACTGGGCCAGCCGTGAACGATCTCGCACACAGTCCCTGGTGGGCACTGGAAATTCAGGCAGGATGGTGGCACGGGAACACACCTGGGGCCATCCTTCCCCATCTCGCACATGGTCCCTTCTTGGCACAAAAAGGCAGCACATGATGAAGGCGGGGAGGAGACACACATGGGCCAGCCTTGAAGCATCTCACACACCATGCCCTCTTTACAATGGGTGTTCTGACAGGACGGCACAGGGAGGCAGTTGGGCCAGCCGTTTACCATCTTGCACGCTGTTCCTTCTTTGCACTGGATTTCTTTGCAGGATGGTGGGATGTGGACACACTTGGGCCAACCATCATCAAGCTTGCACACAGTCCCCTCTTTGCAGCGGGTGTTCTGGCAGGATGGCACAGGGACACACTTGGGCCAGTCACCTTCCTCCCGGCAGAGGGTCCCTTCTTTGCAATGGGTATTCTGGCAGGATGGTACAGAGACACATTTTGGCCAACCATCTTCAACCTTGCACACAGTCCCCTTTTTGCACTGTGTGTTCTGGCAGGACGGCACAGGGACACACCTAGGCGAGCCATCTACTATGCTGCAAAAAGTCCCCTTTTCGCAGTGGGTGTTCTGGCAGGATGGCACAGGGACACACCTGGGCCAGCCATCTGTATCTTTGCACACTGTGCCCTTTTTGCACTGGGTGTTTTGGCAGGACGGCACAGGGACACACCTGGGCCAGCCATCTGTATCTTTGCACACTGTGCCCTTTTTGCACTGGGTGTTTTGGCAGGACGGCACAGGGACACACCTAGGCGAGCCATCTACTATGCTGCAAAAAGTCCCCTTTTTGCACTGGGTGTTTTGGCAGGATGGCACAGGGATACACTTGGGCCAGCCGTCTACGACCTGGCACATGGTTCCCTTTTTGCACTGGATGTTCTGGCAAGATGGCACAGGGACACACCTGGGCCAGCCATCTACTATGCTGCAAAAAGACCCCTTTTTGCAGTGGGTGTTCTGGCAGGATGGCACGGTGACACACTTGGGCCAGCCATCTATGATCTGGCAAACTGTGCCCTTTTTGCATTGGGTATTCTGGCAGGATGGCATGGGGACACACCTAGGCGAGCCATCTACTATGCTGCAAAAAGTCCCCTTTTTGCAGTGGGTGTTCTGGCAGGATGGCACAGGGATGCACTTGGGCCAGCCATCTATATCTTTGCACACTGTGCCCTTTTTGCAATGGGTGTTCTGGCAGGATGGCACAGGGATGCACTTGGGCCAGCCATCTATATCTTTGCACACTGTGCCCTTTTTGCAGTGGGTGTTCTGGCAGGACGGCACAGGGACGCACTTGGGCCAGCCATCTATATCTTTGCACACTGTGCCCTTTTTGCAGTGGGTGTTCTGGCAGGATGGCACAGGGATGCACTTGGGCCAGCCATCTATATCTTTGCACACTGTGCCCTTTTTGCAGTGGGTGTTCTGGCAGGATGGCACAGGGACACACTTGGGCCAGCCATCTATATCTTTGCACACTGTTCCCTTTTTGCAGTGGGTGTTCTGGCAGGATGGCACAGGGACGCACTTGGGCCAGCCATCTATATCTTTGCACACTGTGCCCTTTTTGCAGTGGGTGTTATGGCAGGATGGCACAGGGACGCACTTGGGCCAGCCATCTATATCTTTGCACACTGTGCCCTTTTTGCAGTGGGTGTTATGGCAGGATGGCACAGGGATGCACTTGGGCCAGCCATCTATATCTTTGCACACTGTGCCCTTTTTGCAATGGGTGTTATGGCAGGATGGCACAGGGACGCACTTGGGCCAGCCATCTATATCTTTGCACACTGTGCCCTTTTTGCAATGGGTGTTATGGCAGGATGGCACAGTGACGCACTTGGGCCAGCCATCTATATCTTTGCACACTGTGCCCTTTTTGCAATGGGTGTTCTGGCAGGATGGCATGGGGACACACCTAGGCGAGCCATCTACTATGCTGCAAAAAGTCCCCTTTTTGCAGTGGGTGTTCTGGCAGGATGGCACAGGGACACACTTGGGCCAGCCATCTATATCTTTGCACACTGTGCCCTTTTTGCAGTGGGTGTTCTGGCAGGATGGCACAGGGACGCACTTGGGCCAGCCATTTACGACCTGGCACATGGTCCCCTCCTTGCAGTGGGTATTCTGGCAGGATGGCACAGGGATGCACTTGGGCCAGCCATCTACGACCTGGCACACGGTCCCCCTTTTGCAGTGGGTGTTCTGACAGGATGGCACAGGGATGCACTTGGGCCAGCCATCTATGATTTGGCACATGGTACCCTTTTTGCAATGAGTGTTCTGGCAGGATGGCACAGGGACACACTTGGGCCAGCCATCTATGACCTGGCACACGGTGCCCTCTTTGCAGAGTGTGTCATGGCAGGATGGCACAGGGATGCACTTGGGCCAGCCATATATCATGTGGCATACAGTTCCCTTTTTGCAGTGGGTGTTCTGGCAGGATGGCACAGGGACACATTTGGGCCAGCCATCTTTATCTTTGCACACTGTGCCCTTTTTGCAATGGGTGTTATGGCAGGATGGCACAGGGATGCACTTGGGCCAGCCATCTATATCTTTGCACACTGTGCCCTTTTTGCAATGGGTGTTATGGCAGGATGGCACAGGGATGCACTTGGGCCAGCCATCTATATCTTTGCACACTGTGCCCTTTTTGCAGTGGGTGTTCTGGCAGGATGGCACAGGGATGCACTTGGGCCAGCCATCTATATCTTTGCACACTGTGCCCTTTTTGCAGTGGGTGTTCTGGCAGGATGGCACAGGGATGCACTTGGGCCAGCCATCTATATCTTTGCACACTGTGCCCTTTTTGCAGTGGGTGTTCTGGCAGGATGGCACAGGGACGCACTTGGGCCAGCCATCTATATCTTTGCACACTGTGCCCTTTTTGCAGTGGGTGTTATGACAGGATGGCACAGGGACGCACTTGGGCCAGCCATTTACGACCTGGCACATGGTCCCCTCCTTGCAGTGGGTATTCTGGCAGGATGGCACAGGGATGCACTTGGGCCAGCCATCTACGACCTGACACACGGTTCCCTTTTTGCAGTGGGTGTTCTGGCAGGATGGCACAGGGACGCACTTGGGCCAGCTGTCTATCACCTGGCACATGGTCCCCTCCTTGCAGTGGGTATTCTGGCAGGTCGGCACAGGGATGCACTTGGGCCAGCCGTCTATGACCTGGCACATGGTCCCCTCCTTGCAGTGGGTGTTCTGGCAGGTCGGCACAGGGATGCACTTGGGCCAGCCGTCTATGACCTGGCACATGGTCCCCTCCTTGCAGTGGGTCTTCTGGCAGGATGGCACAGGGACACACTTCGGCCAGCCATCTACGACCTGGCACATGGTCCCTTTTTTGCAGTGGATGTTCTGGCAGGATGGCATGGGAACACATTTAGGCCAGCCATCTATGATATTGCACACTGTCCCTTCCTTGCAATGGGTGTTCTTGCAGGATGGTACAGGGATGCACTTGGGCCCACTGTCTGCCATCTGGCAAAAGGTCCCGTCCTTGCAATGAGTGTTCTGGCAGGATGGCACAGGGACACAGCTGGGCCAGCCATTCTGAAGTTTGCACACAGTCCCCTTTTTGCATTTGATGTGATGGCAGGACGGCGGGCTGGGGACGCACCTGGGCCAGCCGTGTACAATATTGCAAGTAGTCCCTTCTTTGCAGTACACTGAGTTGCAGGTTCGAAAGTCAGGGATGCAATCTGGCTCTCCATTCTTGTCGATGCACTGGTGCCCCCTTCGGCACTGCACCCCACTGCAGGGATCTGGGTGCTTGGGATGCTCGAGACTAGCAGCTGAGGAAGAAAAATACACACAATCATGCTCATGGCAAGACCTGTCACTTGGGTGGTATCTAGCGGGAGCTGGAAACGAAGCTGGTTTCTGCGAACAGCAGTGTGAGACAGGACGGCACAGGTACCCACCTGGGCCAGTCATCTATGGCATTGCACATAGGCAGCCTGCATCTGTCCCCATTATTTGACTCTAATTAAGCCTgcgtgtctgtcacggaggtcatgggaGCATGGGTGGCACATCTAATAagcaggggaaggctgtgcctccacaaACACCCCCGCGTGGCCCTTCTTGCTGTTtgttggccccagcccaggcaggctgctcctcttccagGAAGGGaagcctgctggggctggggcttgggtggCTGGGACTTGGAGTAGCTGGGACTGGGAGGGcccctggcccaggggctgcgctgctcagtgctccagggctgggggggggcacatgCCACCCGCCTGCCCAGTGCTCCGCGGCTGGGGGCTGTGCGGTGTCTGGTGCTctgaggctgggggggtgggccGCCGGCCTGGTGCTTTGGGTTGGGGGAGGTGCATGCCCGCCCAGCGTTCCGGGGCTGGCGGCCACCTGCCTGTCCAGTGAtccagggctcagggctgcagggagtgtgtctgggcttgggggggaaggaggagggagggacggGGCCTCaggtgggaaggggtgggccagcccgggggctagcctccccaagccactagttcacccaccgcccatgcacGCAAGTCATGGATTtcatgactttccgtgacctctgtgacttctgcagccagtgtggctggctaaggggctgcctgagctgggcAACCTCTGggccagcagcaacagcagtttgggtgtgggagggggctcagggctggggcagggtgttggggtgcaaggcagcacttacctgggggtggcgggggagaagctccccggctcccactggcatgtccctgcagctcctaggcggaggagtCAGAGGGCTTCGCGCACTGCCCACGCCTgcaagtgctgcccctgcagcccccattggctgcggttcccagccaatgggagctgcggaactggcgcttgtggtgggagcagcatgcagagcccccctggcttcccctccctCGAGGAGCATCAGGGACATCAGTGGGAGCCAGGAAGTTCTCCCCCTCAGATAAgcattgcccccaccccaacaccctgcccagccctgaaccccctctcctcccagcacctgTGGGGGGTCCTGGGTTGTGTGCCACTGCCCGTCCCCcaccagcaccagtgggggtcccgggTCACGTGCTGCcgcctgcctccccccagcaccagcggggatCCCGGgccacccctgcccagcacccgaGGCCCCCTGGCCCAAGTTTtatttaggggtatatagtaaaagtcatggacaggtcatgggttgtgaatttttgttcactgcccgtgacctgtccatgatttgtactaaaaatacccatgactaaaatgcaGTCTTAACTCCAATATGTAATACATCAAGGGGATAAATGTCTGGGAGGGGGAAGATCTATGAAACTGAAGGAGAACATTGGCACAAGAACCAATGTGGAGAAACTGGCCATGGCTGGAAATTTTAACCACTAAAGGAGAGAGGCTGTGGAACAGCCTCCCACTAGGAATTGTGGGGGCTGTGATCCAGGAACTTCTTGATTCCAGCTGGTGGGGGACCCTAGAGTTTCACAGTCAGAGGTATGCATATTGAGTTTAccaaaaggtggcatgtgaggtctctaccaagaCCCCCAAAACCACTGGTCATCTTAGTTGTTGCGAAATGTATGTATGGATCATGTTTAAGGAATTACATATCTGTGCTGAAAATGATGTTCTGAAAGCCTGTGAAATATGGAAGGGCCCCATGTTATGAGAGAATTGGACTTGACATAATGTGGTTGTGTATTGAGCAACCATTACTTGGAAGTGAGAACACCATGGAGTCAGGAATAATTTGGCCTTTGTCTAAGTAGTGCAGACAAAACAGCTGCACAGATTCAGTGTTGCTAACAAGGATaggggatggatagctcagtggtttgagcattggcctgctaaacccagggttataagttaaatcattgagggggccacttagggatcta is a window from the Malaclemys terrapin pileata isolate rMalTer1 chromosome 21, rMalTer1.hap1, whole genome shotgun sequence genome containing:
- the LOC128827334 gene encoding IgGFc-binding protein-like, yielding MTGPAASLEHPKHPDPCSGVQCRRGHQCIDKNGEPDCIPDFRTCNSVYCKEGTTCNIVHGWPRCVPSPPSCHHIKCKKGTVCKLQNGWPSCVPVPSCQNTHCKDGTFCQMADSGPKCIPVPSCKNTHCKEGTVCNIIDGWPKCVPMPSCQNIHCKKGTMCQVVDGWPKCVPVPSCQKTHCKEGTMCQVIDGWPKCIPVPTCQNTHCKEGTMCQVIDGWPKCIPVPTCQNTHCKEGTMCQVIDSWPKCVPVPSCQNTHCKKGTVCQVVDGWPKCIPVPSCQNTHCKEGTMCQVVNGWPKCVPVPSCHNTHCKKGTVCKDIDGWPKCVPVPSCQNTHCKKGTVCKDIDGWPKCIPVPSCQNTHCKKGTVCKDIDGWPKCIPVPSCQNTHCKKGTVCKDIDGWPKCIPVPSCHNTHCKKGTVCKDIDGWPKCIPVPSCHNTHCKKGTVCKDKDGWPKCVPVPSCQNTHCKKGTVCHMIYGWPKCIPVPSCHDTLCKEGTVCQVIDGWPKCVPVPSCQNTHCKKGTMCQIIDGWPKCIPVPSCQNTHCKRGTVCQVVDGWPKCIPVPSCQNTHCKEGTMCQVVNGWPKCVPVPSCQNTHCKKGTVCKDIDGWPKCVPVPSCQNTHCKKGTFCSIVDGSPRCVPMPSCQNTHCKKGTVCKDIDGWPKCVTVPSCHNTHCKKGTVCKDIDGWPKCVPVPSCHNTHCKKGTVCKDIDGWPKCIPVPSCHNTHCKKGTVCKDIDGWPKCVPVPSCHNTHCKKGTVCKDIDGWPKCVPVPSCQNTHCKKGTVCKDIDGWPKCVPVPSCQNTHCKKGTVCKDIDGWPKCIPVPSCQNTHCKKGTVCKDIDGWPKCVPVPSCQNTHCKKGTVCKDIDGWPKCIPVPSCQNTHCKKGTVCKDIDGWPKCIPVPSCQNTHCKKGTFCSIVDGSPRCVPMPSCQNTQCKKGTVCQIIDGWPKCVTVPSCQNTHCKKGSFCSIVDGWPRCVPVPSCQNIQCKKGTMCQVVDGWPKCIPVPSCQNTQCKKGTFCSIVDGSPRCVPVPSCQNTQCKKGTVCKDTDGWPRCVPVPSCQNTQCKKGTVCKDTDGWPRCVPVPSCQNTHCEKGTFCSIVDGSPRCVPVPSCQNTQCKKGTVCKVEDGWPKCVSVPSCQNTHCKEGTLCREEGDWPKCVPVPSCQNTRCKEGTVCKLDDGWPKCVHIPPSCKEIQCKEGTACKMVNGWPNCLPVPSCQNTHCKEGMVCEMLQGWPMCVSSPPSSCAAFLCQEGTMCEMGKDGPRCVPVPPSCLNFQCPPGTVCEIVHGWPSCVPVPSCHHFKCKQGTVCKLVNGQPECVHTPPACEGVHCKEGTVCKAIDGWPKCMRFFRAAPLSPPSCAETACKPGTVCQMVDGWPKCMPKKPSCDGIRCKPGTVCRMLDGWPKCVQKKPSCENIRCKPDTLCQMVDGWPQCVPRKPSCDGIRCKPGTVCRMVGGWPKCVPKKPSCDSVHCKPGTVCQMVDSWPLCVPKKLSCDSIRCKPGTVCHIVNGWPQCVPKKPSCETILCKPDTLCQMVDGWPQCVPRKPSCASIRCKPGTVCQMVNGWPKCVPKKPSCDGVYCKPGTLCQVVNGWPKCVPTHKSCDTVQCSKGMVCEVAGGWPQCVPASRSQPICWASGHPHYHTFDGHSYDFHGTCSYTVVKTCSHKPKLPAFHIIAKSQKRGNTRVSFVSQVTVKAYHYNITMVKYEYGLARVNGQRTRLPVSLHDGKLWLHQRGGQLVVEAEFGLKVYYDWNYYLVVKVTKAFLGRLCGLCGNYNGDPSDDFLTPSGHPAANALEFGKSWKVEDGDRQCRHACKGKCGGCSPELVRHYRGEAYCGLITKTAQNGPFRRCHALINPKAFLDDCVADLCTYDGYKQILCRALKTYADACQREGAVVKDWRKQAGCPLPCPENSQYQLCGSACPSTCNDFASLDKCRLPCMETCQCKQGYMLDGGQCIPKGRCGCIHKGRLYAPGEHFWGDKTCRQKCQCNLHSRKVTCQISRCQEGEECRVANGIRSCYPTRYGTCSALGESHYITFDGLHYDFRGTCVYLLAGLCHKNSNLVKFQVLVQYQRKGSKNGSGTKVVEIQVYGVKLVIIHGKVRLNGLQINLPYNIDYDKISAYHRGWDIVVKTAFGLTVTFDGQNHIRVKVPATYGRSVCGLCGNFDGEDANDMTMSNLLPAPTPSDFGRSWKVRDIPGCMEMEKEDCMDIARVEKQHRKGKKECGLLLARDGPFKKCHNKVNPEGYFKDCIFDRCSHKDNQTVVCHILACYAAACQAAGIKVYEWRTNKFCRPPCPQNSHYEMCSSSCPATCRSLYVPTRCPSKCREGCVCDEGFVLSGEQCVPLSQCGCVHRGFYYKPGETFYPNGFCKQKCSCQAGGIVECHHFSCGPNEECRVVDGIQKCHPVVPRTGTCHAAGDPHYLTFDGFPFDFQGNCTYVLAKSCVRKGYLPSFAIHVKNERLGRSKAAVTNTVSIIVYRRTFTLVRNRNGIVLVDGISYYLPFQLESGLVRVYYHGANVVLHTKFGLHISFDLNYYLAITVPKSYRSQTCGLCGNYNGKPHDDLLRPNGHLARDLRDLGVSWRVKVPGAVCDHGCASLVCPACQESRKASYVHNNYCGIIRAPYGPFSACYSTLNPTVFFNNCVHDLCKAGGNRRLMCRSIHSYVTACQAAGVKIKPWRTKKFCPMNCPANSHYKLCANPCSSGCKGVANITKCPKICAEGCQCNKGYFRAGNECVSIRHCHCFRKGRYYKPGERVLTARCRQRCRCIPRGGVVCQSFQCPAGELCELSQGRWGCVRRDGNCTVTRGDVFTSYDGVSGKVPLDGTYEISSLIDTRAPSWFRVVVEFQTCKKCRAPRVTAITVYFHKLTILVNRNGRVLVNGRPVRLPARPSRIVSVSRAGNVVTVAQGSALRVLFSTSGDVTVRINGKLARKVQAACGNYNGNSADDLRLPDGTVLDNIGEVLSYWRFSENPQDDYD